A single window of Chloroflexota bacterium DNA harbors:
- a CDS encoding ABC transporter permease: MNLFESVRIAIRSLTANKLRAILTMLGIIIGVMAVIAMMSIGRGAQATIINQIQSIGTNLLFIRPGAVRQEGVATAQGSAATLTLEDADALVGLPDVIGVAPEVQGGAQVVYLGTNANARLLGVTPEYLDIMNATLASGEFVSNANITARSTVAILGSQLATTLFSDLDPIGQTIRLNNQNFRVIGVLAPRGGTGFMNVDMQVIVPLTTATSRLLGRDRFRGQNNVNTVNVKITDPAVQDLVVQDISAVLRERHRVLFQDDFQIQSQQDILNTASQITGTLTIFLGGIAAISLVVGGIGIMNIMLVSVTERTREIGIRKAIGARRADILVQFLTEAIILSVSGGLIGILFGALIARVISGIQMGNSALNTVVDFDSVLLAVGFSVGVGLFFGIYPANRAANLHPIDALRYE, encoded by the coding sequence ATGAATCTATTCGAAAGTGTGCGGATTGCCATTCGCAGTCTCACCGCGAATAAACTGCGCGCGATCCTCACGATGCTTGGCATCATCATCGGCGTGATGGCGGTCATTGCGATGATGTCCATCGGACGCGGCGCGCAGGCGACAATCATCAATCAAATCCAAAGCATCGGCACGAACTTGTTGTTCATCCGACCCGGCGCGGTGCGGCAAGAAGGCGTTGCGACCGCGCAAGGTTCGGCGGCGACGTTGACGCTCGAAGACGCCGACGCGCTCGTCGGTTTGCCGGACGTGATCGGCGTCGCGCCCGAAGTGCAAGGCGGCGCGCAGGTCGTCTATCTCGGCACGAACGCGAACGCGCGTTTGCTCGGCGTCACGCCCGAGTACCTCGACATCATGAACGCGACGCTCGCCTCGGGCGAATTCGTATCGAATGCCAACATCACCGCGCGTTCGACCGTCGCGATCCTGGGTAGTCAATTGGCGACGACCTTGTTCAGCGACCTTGATCCGATCGGGCAAACGATCCGCCTCAACAATCAAAATTTTCGCGTGATCGGTGTACTGGCGCCGCGTGGCGGCACTGGGTTTATGAACGTGGACATGCAAGTTATTGTGCCACTCACCACCGCGACGAGCCGCTTGCTTGGGCGCGACCGTTTTCGCGGGCAGAACAATGTCAACACCGTCAACGTCAAGATCACCGATCCCGCGGTGCAAGACTTGGTCGTCCAGGACATTAGCGCGGTGTTGCGCGAGCGTCATCGCGTTTTGTTTCAGGACGATTTTCAGATTCAAAGTCAGCAAGACATTTTGAACACCGCGAGCCAGATCACCGGCACGCTCACGATTTTTCTCGGCGGCATCGCGGCAATTTCGTTGGTCGTCGGCGGCATCGGCATTATGAACATTATGCTCGTCTCGGTGACGGAACGCACGCGCGAGATTGGCATTCGCAAAGCGATTGGCGCGCGCCGCGCCGACATTTTGGTCCAATTTCTTACCGAAGCGATTATCCTGAGCGTGTCGGGCGGTTTGATCGGCATTTTATTTGGCGCGCTCATCGCGCGCGTGATTTCCGGAATTCAAATGGGCAATAGCGCGTTGAACACCGTCGTGGATTTCGATTCGGTTTTGCTTGCCGTCGGATTTTCGGTCGGCGTCGGTCTGTTCTTTGGCATTTATCCGGCGAACCGCGCGGCGAACTTGCACCCGATTGACGCGTTGCGCTACGAATAA
- a CDS encoding ABC transporter ATP-binding protein has product MIELENITKVYQMGDVQVNALNGVTLDIGRGEMVAIIGPSGSGKSTLMNIIGCLDTPSAGTYILDGVDVSKLSDDQQAGIRNKKIGFVFQSFNLLPRTTALDNVELPMVYAGTPNRRQKALDALARVGLADRVHHRPNELSGGQQQRVAIARSLVNDPSIILADEPTGNLDSKSGVEIIGIFKALNREHGMTVILVTHDPGVAGQANRLIHVRDGMIVNN; this is encoded by the coding sequence GTGATCGAACTTGAAAACATCACCAAAGTGTATCAAATGGGCGATGTGCAGGTGAACGCGCTGAACGGCGTCACCCTCGACATCGGGCGCGGCGAAATGGTCGCGATCATCGGTCCGTCCGGTTCCGGCAAATCTACGCTGATGAACATCATTGGCTGTCTCGATACGCCGAGCGCCGGCACGTACATTCTCGACGGCGTGGACGTGTCCAAGTTGAGCGACGATCAACAAGCCGGAATTCGCAACAAAAAAATCGGCTTTGTATTTCAATCGTTCAACCTGTTGCCGCGCACGACCGCGCTCGACAATGTGGAATTGCCGATGGTCTACGCCGGCACGCCGAATCGCCGGCAAAAAGCATTGGACGCGCTCGCGCGCGTCGGCTTGGCAGATCGCGTGCATCATCGCCCGAACGAACTGTCCGGCGGTCAACAGCAACGCGTCGCGATTGCGCGATCGCTCGTCAACGACCCCAGCATCATTCTCGCCGATGAACCGACCGGCAACCTCGATTCGAAATCCGGCGTCGAGATCATCGGCATCTTCAAGGCGCTCAATCGCGAGCATGGCATGACGGTCATTTTGGTCACGCACGACCCTGGCGTCGCCGGGCAAGCGAACCGGCTGATCCACGTGCGCGACGGCATGATCGTGAACAATTGA
- a CDS encoding efflux RND transporter periplasmic adaptor subunit, whose protein sequence is MKREMTMVLIVVLVIVAVSGFLGWQKVSANAAAASVRLQTATVERGTIAATVSAAGNVAAPEDAVMAFQTSGRVAKVNVQIGDRVKKGQLLMELDTTDLDLALKTAKVNLASSQASLDQTKANLQFALRNAQGALASSQANLDAAKAKNAQNANQIIIAKTQLEKAAVALQQAQGAYNQIAWRGDVALTKQASDLQQATLDYQSALANYNLTIATINDTALKSAQTQFDKDQVALEQAQRNLDTQLRTAQAAVDKDQVAVEQALRNVDKARIYAPYDGAIAALNFSVGDSAGTGNAITVVDVSTLQIKVTVAEVDIPKIKADQTAQVTLDAIPGKTYTAKVLAVGPVGTITQGVVNFPLTVIVNNNDGAIKPGMTANLAISIEKREDVLMLPTRAVRTQGTQRVVTVLYKGQQIAMPVTTGMTGDQNIEIVAGLREGDQVLLQQTQTRQTGGLGVPGAGPILIPR, encoded by the coding sequence ATGAAACGCGAAATGACAATGGTGTTGATTGTCGTGTTAGTGATCGTCGCCGTGTCCGGTTTTCTCGGCTGGCAGAAAGTGAGCGCGAACGCGGCGGCGGCGAGCGTGCGTCTGCAAACAGCAACTGTCGAGCGCGGCACGATTGCCGCGACAGTCAGCGCGGCTGGCAACGTCGCCGCGCCGGAAGACGCGGTGATGGCATTTCAAACGTCGGGGCGCGTCGCCAAGGTCAACGTTCAAATCGGCGACCGGGTCAAGAAAGGTCAGTTGTTGATGGAATTGGACACGACCGACCTGGACTTGGCGCTCAAGACTGCCAAAGTGAATCTCGCCAGTTCGCAAGCCAGTCTTGACCAGACCAAAGCGAACTTGCAATTTGCGCTGCGTAACGCGCAAGGCGCGCTCGCTAGTTCGCAAGCGAACCTCGACGCCGCCAAAGCCAAGAACGCGCAAAACGCGAATCAAATCATCATCGCCAAGACCCAGCTCGAAAAAGCGGCGGTCGCGTTGCAACAGGCGCAAGGCGCGTACAATCAAATCGCGTGGCGCGGCGATGTGGCGCTCACCAAGCAAGCGAGCGATTTACAGCAAGCCACACTCGATTACCAGTCCGCGCTCGCGAATTACAATTTGACGATTGCGACGATCAATGACACCGCGCTCAAGTCCGCGCAAACCCAGTTTGACAAAGACCAGGTCGCGCTCGAACAAGCGCAGCGCAACCTGGACACGCAACTGCGAACCGCGCAGGCGGCGGTGGACAAAGATCAAGTCGCGGTCGAACAGGCGCTACGCAATGTGGACAAGGCGCGCATCTACGCACCGTACGACGGCGCAATTGCCGCGCTTAACTTTAGCGTCGGCGATTCGGCGGGCACCGGCAACGCAATCACGGTCGTGGATGTGAGTACATTACAAATCAAAGTGACGGTCGCAGAAGTGGATATACCCAAGATCAAAGCCGACCAGACCGCGCAGGTTACGCTTGACGCGATCCCAGGCAAGACGTACACTGCCAAGGTGCTCGCCGTCGGTCCCGTCGGCACGATCACGCAAGGCGTCGTCAATTTTCCGCTCACCGTCATCGTCAACAACAACGACGGCGCGATCAAACCTGGGATGACCGCGAACCTCGCGATCTCGATCGAAAAACGCGAAGACGTGTTGATGCTACCGACGCGCGCGGTTCGCACGCAAGGCACGCAACGCGTCGTCACGGTTCTTTACAAAGGTCAGCAAATCGCGATGCCGGTCACGACCGGGATGACCGGCGATCAGAATATTGAAATCGTGGCAGGTTTGCGCGAAGGCGACCAAGTATTGTTGCAGCAAACGCAAACCCGCCAGACCGGTGGCTTGGGCGTGCCGGGCGCAGGTCCGATTCTCATTCCCAGGTAA
- a CDS encoding zf-HC2 domain-containing protein, with protein MNEHLTATDLERYLDDALNADEQARVTRHLAECARCRARAANAQRVEAALRALPRATAPRDLATLITTAIEWRTTQDQARRSRAPLIAAATLFSILLLLWFGFSMIVTLEDNNAVDFFFWIASHPEIVQTHFVESLSALFELLPISEMFLTLFALFTVAVLAQQWLDSVHPQAIFAPDKS; from the coding sequence ATGAACGAGCATCTCACCGCAACCGACCTGGAACGCTATCTGGATGACGCGCTGAACGCGGATGAACAGGCGCGCGTCACGCGACACCTCGCCGAATGCGCGCGGTGCCGCGCCCGTGCGGCGAACGCGCAACGCGTCGAAGCCGCGTTGCGCGCGCTGCCCCGCGCGACCGCGCCGCGCGATCTCGCGACACTCATCACCACCGCGATCGAATGGCGCACGACGCAAGACCAGGCGCGCCGCTCGCGCGCGCCGCTCATCGCCGCGGCAACCTTGTTTTCGATCCTGCTTTTGCTCTGGTTCGGTTTTTCGATGATCGTCACACTCGAAGATAACAACGCGGTGGATTTCTTTTTCTGGATTGCAAGTCATCCCGAAATAGTCCAAACGCATTTCGTTGAATCACTCTCGGCGTTGTTCGAACTCTTGCCGATTTCGGAAATGTTCCTGACGCTCTTTGCGCTATTCACCGTTGCCGTCTTGGCGCAACAATGGCTGGACTCAGTTCATCCGCAGGCAATCTTTGCGCCGGACAAGAGCTAA
- a CDS encoding sigma-70 family RNA polymerase sigma factor yields MLAPDQELLVQFKQGDANAFRALVEQYTPPIYNLALRWLRDPMEAENITQETFLRVLTARDRVRVDAPFKPYLFRIAVNACRDRARKRQPLLFADLERAEELRDDEMFADGASPLWEQLAEQELYARVSDAVNALPPHYQIVITLRYIEELSYEDIAQTLDLPLNTVRTHLRRAKQQLRAHIAENEQKEK; encoded by the coding sequence ATGCTTGCTCCGGATCAGGAACTGCTCGTCCAATTCAAACAAGGGGATGCGAACGCGTTTCGCGCGCTCGTCGAACAGTACACCCCGCCAATTTACAATCTCGCCTTGCGCTGGTTGCGCGACCCGATGGAAGCCGAAAACATTACGCAAGAAACGTTTCTGCGCGTCCTCACCGCGCGCGACCGCGTGCGCGTGGATGCGCCGTTCAAGCCGTACCTCTTTCGCATCGCGGTCAACGCGTGCCGCGACCGGGCGCGCAAACGCCAACCCTTGCTGTTCGCCGACCTGGAACGCGCGGAAGAACTGCGCGACGACGAGATGTTTGCCGATGGCGCGTCGCCCTTGTGGGAACAACTCGCGGAGCAAGAACTCTACGCGCGCGTATCGGATGCGGTCAACGCGTTGCCGCCGCACTATCAAATCGTCATCACGCTGCGCTATATCGAAGAGTTGTCGTACGAAGACATCGCGCAAACCTTGGACTTGCCGTTGAATACCGTTCGCACGCACTTGCGCCGCGCCAAGCAACAACTGCGCGCCCACATTGCAGAAAACGAACAGAAAGAAAAATAA
- a CDS encoding flavin reductase: MIQLQTFLARADAPIDATQFRKVMRRLPTGVTILTARDGAQIHGMTANSFTSVSLDPLLVLVCIKRHNTTYDFVARTGGFAINILSQAQEHLAKRFAKQAPQPPDPFFDIPYHAATTGAPIFDESVAYLDCRVVATHDAGDHTIFIGEVVALGFGNARDASPLVWIDGHYYALDHTP; encoded by the coding sequence ATGATTCAACTACAAACTTTTCTAGCGCGCGCCGACGCGCCGATAGACGCGACCCAGTTTCGTAAAGTGATGCGCCGCTTGCCGACCGGCGTGACCATCCTCACCGCGCGCGACGGCGCGCAGATTCACGGCATGACCGCGAACTCGTTCACGTCCGTATCGCTCGATCCGCTGTTAGTGCTCGTCTGCATCAAACGTCACAACACGACGTACGATTTCGTCGCGCGCACCGGCGGTTTCGCCATCAACATCCTAAGTCAGGCGCAGGAACATCTCGCGAAACGCTTTGCGAAACAAGCGCCGCAACCGCCCGACCCGTTCTTCGATATTCCGTATCACGCGGCGACGACTGGCGCGCCGATTTTCGATGAGAGCGTCGCATACCTAGATTGTCGCGTCGTGGCGACGCACGACGCCGGCGACCACACAATTTTCATTGGCGAGGTCGTCGCGCTCGGCTTTGGGAACGCGCGCGACGCAAGTCCGCTCGTGTGGATAGACGGTCATTACTACGCGCTCGACCACACGCCGTAA
- a CDS encoding diacylglycerol kinase family lipid kinase: MDKTCIILNPHSANDKGARVWLSIEAALRAGGMAFDLARTTGPLQAIQFAHDAKRDGYVNVIAVGGDGTTNEVVNGLMRAAGDGTAGTLGIIPIGSGNDFAKMFPAPRTPSSPQPNWQTAVQNLLNSAPRLVDVCQVTASRGTESASRYFLNALDTGFAAQANKHAHSFPQLTSTAMYLAAIFKTLIKFAIDDLKLTLDDRTINQTSTLITVGNGRCIGGGFWMSPNAQPDDGLFDVTVADGLGRAGILSLIPKVMKGTHITDPRVKVARSARVIVESAKPFEFETDGEIWFDAVDRLDIHILPKRLRVIG, translated from the coding sequence ATGGACAAGACTTGTATCATCCTCAATCCCCATTCCGCCAACGACAAAGGCGCGCGGGTCTGGCTCTCTATCGAAGCCGCGTTACGCGCGGGCGGCATGGCGTTCGATCTTGCGCGCACGACCGGTCCGTTGCAAGCGATTCAGTTCGCGCACGACGCGAAACGCGACGGCTACGTCAACGTTATCGCGGTCGGCGGCGACGGCACGACGAACGAGGTCGTCAACGGCTTGATGCGCGCCGCGGGCGACGGCACCGCCGGCACGCTCGGCATTATTCCCATCGGGTCGGGCAACGATTTTGCGAAAATGTTTCCCGCGCCGCGCACTCCCAGTTCGCCGCAACCGAATTGGCAGACCGCCGTGCAGAATCTGCTCAACAGCGCGCCGCGTCTCGTGGACGTATGCCAGGTCACGGCATCGCGCGGCACCGAATCGGCGAGTCGCTATTTTCTCAACGCACTCGACACGGGCTTTGCCGCGCAAGCCAACAAACACGCGCACTCCTTTCCCCAGCTTACCAGCACCGCGATGTACCTCGCCGCGATTTTCAAGACGCTGATCAAATTCGCGATTGACGATCTGAAACTGACACTCGACGACCGAACGATCAACCAGACGAGCACGCTCATCACGGTCGGCAATGGTCGTTGCATCGGCGGCGGATTTTGGATGTCGCCGAACGCGCAACCCGACGATGGTCTATTCGACGTAACGGTCGCGGACGGGCTGGGACGCGCGGGGATTCTCTCGCTCATTCCCAAAGTGATGAAGGGCACCCACATCACCGACCCGCGCGTCAAGGTGGCGCGCTCGGCGCGCGTCATCGTCGAAAGCGCCAAGCCATTCGAGTTCGAGACCGACGGCGAGATTTGGTTCGATGCAGTAGATCGCTTGGATATTCACATCTTGCCCAAACGTCTGCGCGTGATCGGGTAA
- a CDS encoding nitroreductase family deazaflavin-dependent oxidoreductase, with the protein MSNWFMQFFNAINRSLLQSSLHGILSRDTMLVEFAGKKSGKTFSTPVNYVRDDNTLVFTSRTARSWWKNLRGGAPVRVWVKGKPMTGHAQVFEDNVSVIAGLCVLVEHSPMFRRAFRLAVGQAPDANSLAPFAQNRVIVRIQLE; encoded by the coding sequence ATGTCAAACTGGTTTATGCAATTCTTCAACGCGATCAACCGCTCCCTCTTGCAGTCGTCTCTGCACGGCATCCTCAGCCGCGATACGATGCTCGTCGAATTCGCCGGCAAAAAATCGGGCAAGACATTCAGCACGCCGGTCAATTACGTGCGCGATGACAACACACTCGTGTTCACTAGCCGCACCGCGCGGTCGTGGTGGAAAAATCTACGCGGCGGCGCGCCGGTGCGCGTGTGGGTCAAAGGCAAGCCAATGACCGGGCACGCCCAGGTATTCGAAGATAATGTGTCCGTCATCGCCGGTTTGTGCGTGCTCGTCGAACATTCGCCGATGTTTCGCCGCGCGTTCCGGCTCGCGGTCGGTCAAGCGCCCGACGCGAATTCGCTCGCGCCATTCGCGCAGAATCGCGTGATCGTACGCATTCAGTTGGAATAA
- a CDS encoding electron transfer flavoprotein subunit alpha/FixB family protein produces the protein MANQILIVPEEREGALRKVSFELITVANELAHALGGAVDAAIIGSNVAANAQALATTGIAHVYAVDDSALALFAPETYTTALTEIIRKIAPSIVLFGATGFGKELGSRVAARLGWGLVTDCVGVKIENGALMMTRPIYAGKAMATVKAKALPVMLSVRPNIFPPAPASTNASTAPIENVAVSLPAPRARVVEKVMKESVAVDLAEAKVVVSGGRGVKNTEGFEIVKQLANTLGAAVGASRAAVDAGWIDYSTQVGQTGKTVAPQLYIAAGISGAIQHLAGMSSSKVIVAINKDPDAPIFQVADYGIVGDLFQVLPVLNEELKKVLAEK, from the coding sequence ATGGCAAACCAGATTCTAATCGTTCCCGAAGAGCGCGAAGGCGCGCTCCGCAAAGTCTCGTTTGAATTGATCACCGTCGCGAACGAACTCGCGCACGCGTTAGGCGGCGCGGTGGACGCGGCAATCATCGGCAGCAACGTCGCTGCGAACGCGCAGGCGCTCGCGACGACCGGTATCGCGCACGTGTACGCGGTGGATGATTCGGCGCTCGCGCTGTTTGCGCCGGAAACGTACACGACCGCGCTGACCGAAATCATTCGCAAAATCGCCCCCAGCATCGTGTTGTTTGGCGCAACCGGCTTTGGCAAAGAGCTGGGTTCACGTGTTGCCGCGCGACTGGGTTGGGGTCTCGTCACGGATTGCGTCGGCGTCAAAATCGAGAACGGCGCGCTGATGATGACGCGTCCGATTTACGCGGGCAAGGCGATGGCAACCGTGAAAGCCAAGGCATTGCCAGTCATGTTGAGCGTTCGACCGAATATCTTTCCACCCGCGCCAGCGTCAACGAATGCGTCTACCGCGCCGATCGAAAATGTCGCGGTGAGTTTGCCCGCGCCGCGCGCACGCGTCGTCGAAAAGGTCATGAAGGAATCGGTCGCGGTTGACCTCGCAGAAGCCAAGGTCGTCGTGTCCGGTGGACGCGGCGTCAAGAACACTGAGGGCTTTGAAATCGTCAAGCAACTCGCGAACACGTTGGGCGCGGCGGTTGGCGCGTCGCGCGCGGCGGTGGACGCGGGCTGGATTGATTACAGCACCCAGGTCGGTCAGACCGGCAAGACGGTCGCGCCGCAGTTGTACATCGCCGCCGGAATTTCCGGCGCGATTCAGCACCTGGCTGGCATGTCGTCCTCCAAAGTAATCGTCGCGATCAACAAAGATCCGGATGCGCCCATTTTCCAGGTTGCCGATTATGGAATCGTCGGCGATTTGTTCCAGGTGCTTCCGGTTTTGAACGAGGAATTGAAAAAAGTCTTGGCAGAAAAATAA
- a CDS encoding electron transfer flavoprotein subunit beta/FixA family protein has translation MNIVVLIKRVPDTETRIQIKDGKIATDGIAWIISPYDEYAVEEALRLIEKHTGKVTLLCLGPEEAKETIRKGLALGADDAVHLNDPAFLNGDATTTAVVLAAALKKMQYDLVLAGKQAVDEDNAQVALRVAELLDLPHVNSVIKLDLSDDKKSARCLREVDGDRDVAETSLPALITAQQGLNEPRYPSLKGIMGAKKKPIADWKAANLGIDPGSLNAKVEIVRVDPPPARPPGKKIAGDAATAAKELARLLREEAKVI, from the coding sequence ATGAACATTGTGGTTCTGATCAAGCGCGTCCCCGACACAGAAACGCGCATCCAAATCAAAGACGGTAAAATCGCGACGGATGGCATTGCATGGATCATCAGTCCGTACGACGAGTACGCCGTCGAAGAAGCCCTGCGATTGATCGAAAAGCACACCGGTAAAGTGACGTTGCTTTGCCTGGGACCGGAAGAAGCGAAAGAGACGATTCGCAAAGGTCTCGCGCTCGGCGCGGACGACGCGGTGCATCTCAACGATCCCGCGTTCCTCAACGGCGATGCGACGACCACCGCGGTCGTGCTTGCCGCCGCGTTGAAAAAGATGCAGTACGATCTGGTACTTGCCGGCAAGCAAGCGGTGGACGAAGACAACGCCCAGGTCGCGTTGCGCGTCGCCGAACTCCTCGATCTGCCCCACGTCAACTCGGTGATCAAACTCGATTTGAGCGACGACAAGAAATCGGCGCGCTGTCTGCGCGAAGTGGACGGCGATCGCGATGTCGCCGAGACGAGTTTGCCCGCGCTCATCACCGCGCAACAAGGATTGAACGAGCCGCGTTATCCTTCGCTCAAAGGCATTATGGGCGCGAAGAAAAAACCGATCGCCGATTGGAAAGCGGCGAACCTGGGGATTGACCCAGGGTCGTTGAACGCCAAGGTCGAGATCGTGCGCGTGGACCCGCCGCCCGCGCGCCCGCCCGGCAAAAAGATTGCCGGCGACGCCGCGACCGCGGCGAAGGAATTGGCGCGTCTCTTGCGCGAAGAAGCGAAGGTGATTTGA
- a CDS encoding MtaA/CmuA family methyltransferase, with protein sequence MNTKQRFLNAMNRLPVDRPPVASVVTAVTVGMMDKVGIHWPQAHSDANQLATLAATVWEQSRIECIKLPFDMNVEIEAIGAPIDYGSVDILPMEATNMYDHPDQLVIPDDWMKRGRVPVVLDAISQLRKRYDNEVAIVTSIVGPFSMAGKLFGFGNFFIWLVENPEFVHQAMAKLNDLAMQYARMQVEAGADTITIGEASCSGDLVSPQVYAEFIMPYHQKLCPSIPAPNLLHICGKSTRHLPFIAQTGATAYNFDEGVDIAKAREHMHGKMALIGYVPTVKTFLDGTPDDVYQMSMQCLENGVDILAPGCSMPPHTTFENIAAMVRAADDWAK encoded by the coding sequence ATGAATACTAAACAACGCTTTCTCAACGCGATGAATCGCCTGCCCGTTGATCGTCCGCCGGTTGCGAGTGTGGTTACGGCAGTGACGGTCGGGATGATGGACAAGGTCGGCATCCATTGGCCCCAGGCGCATAGCGATGCGAACCAACTCGCGACGCTCGCGGCGACGGTGTGGGAACAATCGCGGATCGAGTGCATCAAACTGCCATTCGATATGAACGTCGAAATCGAAGCCATCGGCGCGCCGATTGATTACGGGAGCGTGGATATTTTGCCGATGGAGGCGACGAACATGTACGATCATCCCGATCAACTCGTCATCCCGGACGATTGGATGAAGCGCGGGCGTGTGCCGGTCGTACTCGACGCGATTAGCCAACTTCGCAAGCGGTACGACAACGAGGTCGCGATTGTCACGTCCATCGTTGGACCATTTTCGATGGCGGGCAAGTTGTTTGGCTTTGGCAACTTTTTTATCTGGCTCGTCGAGAATCCAGAGTTCGTGCATCAAGCGATGGCGAAGCTGAACGACCTCGCGATGCAATACGCGCGGATGCAGGTCGAAGCCGGCGCGGACACGATCACGATTGGTGAGGCGAGTTGCTCCGGCGATCTCGTGTCGCCGCAGGTGTACGCAGAATTCATCATGCCGTACCATCAGAAATTGTGTCCCAGCATACCCGCGCCAAACCTCTTGCACATTTGCGGCAAGTCCACGCGCCACTTGCCGTTCATCGCGCAGACCGGCGCAACCGCATACAACTTTGACGAAGGTGTGGACATTGCCAAGGCGCGCGAGCACATGCACGGCAAGATGGCGCTCATCGGTTATGTGCCGACCGTCAAAACATTTCTCGATGGTACGCCAGACGATGTGTACCAAATGTCAATGCAGTGTCTCGAAAATGGTGTGGACATTCTCGCGCCCGGTTGCTCGATGCCGCCGCACACGACGTTCGAAAATATCGCGGCGATGGTGCGCGCGGCGGACGATTGGGCGAAATGA
- a CDS encoding GntR family transcriptional regulator codes for MLTSLELPRYRTKEEYAYEILRRAILHCELKPGEKLVVDNLSTKLGISPIPIRTALQRLQSDGLVEITPHTGAVVSDLSPDDFEPVSLLLEKLEILAFEVAAHKATDEDVARLRQIVEDLGKTLETKDLERWAELNIEFHRTVAGISRMKLLIEFSRRILDTWTRLRRWYLPPIIAQLPQAQAEHRKMVDLLARHDVEGLTKIVARHSQRLRQYAHQATANIPTEER; via the coding sequence ATGCTAACCTCACTCGAACTCCCCAGGTACCGCACGAAAGAAGAGTACGCCTACGAGATTTTGCGTCGGGCGATTTTGCATTGCGAGCTCAAGCCCGGTGAAAAACTCGTCGTGGATAACCTCTCCACAAAACTTGGTATCAGCCCCATTCCGATTCGAACCGCACTGCAACGATTGCAATCCGATGGTCTCGTCGAAATTACGCCGCATACCGGCGCGGTCGTCTCCGACCTGTCGCCCGACGATTTTGAACCGGTGTCCTTGCTCCTCGAAAAACTCGAAATCCTTGCGTTCGAAGTTGCCGCGCATAAAGCGACCGACGAGGACGTTGCGCGTCTACGTCAGATTGTCGAAGACCTCGGCAAAACGCTCGAGACGAAAGATCTCGAACGCTGGGCGGAGTTGAACATTGAATTTCACCGCACTGTCGCCGGCATCTCGCGCATGAAACTGCTCATCGAATTCTCGAGACGCATTCTCGATACGTGGACGCGACTCCGTCGCTGGTACTTGCCGCCGATCATCGCGCAACTGCCGCAAGCGCAAGCCGAGCATCGCAAAATGGTGGACCTCCTCGCGCGGCATGATGTTGAAGGATTAACCAAGATTGTCGCGCGGCACAGCCAACGCTTGCGGCAGTACGCGCATCAAGCCACGGCGAATATTCCGACCGAAGAACGGTAA